From one Drosophila subpulchrella strain 33 F10 #4 breed RU33 chromosome 3L, RU_Dsub_v1.1 Primary Assembly, whole genome shotgun sequence genomic stretch:
- the LOC119552717 gene encoding uncharacterized protein LOC119552717 isoform X2, with protein sequence MFRIIAVIFALVAMAFAAPGYIEPSYGVVPVAHVVPVVHHVPVVKHVSVVKHVPVVQHVPVLKSYEVASYGVPTYGHQIYHG encoded by the exons ATGTTCCGCATT ATCGCTGTTATCTTTGCCCTGGTTGCCATGGCTTTCGCTGCTCCTGGTTACATTGAGCCCTCTTACGGAGTGGTGCCTGTGGCTCATGTG GTTCCGGTGGTGCACCATGTTCCCGTGGTCAAGCACGTTTCCGTGGTCAAGCACGTTCCAGTGGTTCAGCATGTCCCCGTTCTGAAGTCCTACGAAGTAGCATCCTATGGAGTTCCCACCTACGGACACCAGATCTACCACGGTTAA
- the LOC119552719 gene encoding uncharacterized protein LOC119552719 isoform X1 → MFRIIAVIFALVAMAFAAPGYIEPSYGVVPVAHVVPVVKHIPVVKQVPVVQHVPVVKHVPVVKHVPVVQHVPVLKSYGVESYGVPTYGHQIYHG, encoded by the exons ATGTTCCGCATT ATCGCTGTGATCTTTGCCCTGGTTGCCATGGCTTTCGCTGCTCCTGGTTACATTGAGCCCTCTTACGGAGTGGTTCCTGTGGCTCATGTGGTTCCCGTGGTGAAACACATTCCAGTGGTGAAGCAGGTTCCGGTTGTGCAGCATGTTCCCGTGGTCAAGCACGTTCCCGTGGTTAAGCACGTTCCAGTGGTTCAGCATGTCCCCGTTTTGAAGTCCTACGGAGTAGAATCCTATGGAGTTCCCACCTACGGACACCAGATCTACCACggttaa
- the LOC119552717 gene encoding uncharacterized protein LOC119552717 isoform X1: MFRIIAVIFALVAMAFAAPGYIEPSYGVVPVAHVVPVVKHIPVVKQVPVVHHVPVVKHVSVVKHVPVVQHVPVLKSYEVASYGVPTYGHQIYHG, from the exons ATGTTCCGCATT ATCGCTGTTATCTTTGCCCTGGTTGCCATGGCTTTCGCTGCTCCTGGTTACATTGAGCCCTCTTACGGAGTGGTGCCTGTGGCTCATGTGGTTCCCGTGGTGAAACACATTCCAGTGGTGAAGCAGGTTCCGGTGGTGCACCATGTTCCCGTGGTCAAGCACGTTTCCGTGGTCAAGCACGTTCCAGTGGTTCAGCATGTCCCCGTTCTGAAGTCCTACGAAGTAGCATCCTATGGAGTTCCCACCTACGGACACCAGATCTACCACGGTTAA
- the LOC119552719 gene encoding uncharacterized protein LOC119552719 isoform X2 gives MFRIIAVIFALVAMAFAAPGYIEPSYGVVPVAHVVPVVQHVPVVKHVPVVKHVPVVQHVPVLKSYGVESYGVPTYGHQIYHG, from the exons ATGTTCCGCATT ATCGCTGTGATCTTTGCCCTGGTTGCCATGGCTTTCGCTGCTCCTGGTTACATTGAGCCCTCTTACGGAGTGGTTCCTGTGGCTCATGTG GTTCCGGTTGTGCAGCATGTTCCCGTGGTCAAGCACGTTCCCGTGGTTAAGCACGTTCCAGTGGTTCAGCATGTCCCCGTTTTGAAGTCCTACGGAGTAGAATCCTATGGAGTTCCCACCTACGGACACCAGATCTACCACggttaa